A region from the Lolium perenne isolate Kyuss_39 chromosome 4, Kyuss_2.0, whole genome shotgun sequence genome encodes:
- the LOC127296364 gene encoding protein EARLY-RESPONSIVE TO DEHYDRATION 7, chloroplastic, giving the protein MASASKQQQSLYPEVPQSHPDHNTPFNSKPAAATGAGAGDSLYPTVNPDELAENLFPADAAEDDAPAPPTVEETLVAVPGAQLHLVDPDRSLDLGAGTLSVVRLRQGDHAVAVLARLTPTKTSKWRGLLGLLGGSSSSNETVQWPLAGDVAVVKLDAGHYFFSLHVPHTDHPDDADDAESPDGETALSYGLTVAGKGQEKVLEELDAVLKEYTTFSVKEVDAGASGNEVMDTRAVSEITPEEAAGDKKEIMEEQSAAFWTTIAPNVDDYSSSVARLIAKGSGQLVRGIIWCGDITAGGIKCGEAVLTKGAGANGKPTQVKPSSLRRMKRARRITQMSNNVANSILSGVLKVSGFVANTLINSKPTRKFFKLMPGEVILASLDGFGKVCDAVEVSGKNVMQTSSVVTTSVVTHRYGDQAGEITQDYLHATGNALGVAWAVFKIRKAFDPKGQLKKSSLASSAAHAVAKQSISRQKKK; this is encoded by the exons ATGGCGTCCGCCTCAAAGCAGCAGCAGAGCCTCTACCCGGAGGTGCCCCAGTCCCACCCCGACCACAACACCCCCTTCAACTCCaagcccgccgccgccaccggcgcCGGCGCGGGCGACTCGCTCTACCCCACCGTCAaccccgacgagctcgccgagaACCTCTTCCCGGCCGACGCGGCCGAGGACGACGCGCCCGCCCCGCCCACCGTCGAGGAGACCCTCGTCGCCGTGCCCGGCGCGCAGCTCCACCTCGTGGACCCCGACCGCAGCCTCGACCTCGGCGCCGGCACGCTCTCCGTCGTGCGCCTGCGCCAGGGCGACCACGCCGTCGCCGTCCTCGCGCGCCTCACCCCCACCAAGACCTCCAAGTGGCGCGGCCTCCTCGGCCTCCTCGGCGGCAGCTCGTCCTCCAACGAGACCGTGCAGTGGCCGCTCGCCGGCGACGTCGCGGTCGTCAAGCTCGACGCGGGGCACTACTTCTTCTCGCTCCACGTCCCGCACACCGACCACCCCGACGACGCGGACGACGCCGAGTCTCCCGACGGCGAGACTGCCCTCAGCTACGGGCTCACCGTCGCCGGCAAAGGGCAGGAAAAGGTCCTGGAGGAGCTGGACGCGGTGCTCAAGGAGTACACCACCTTCTCCGTCAAGGAGGTCGACGCGGGGGCCAGCGGCAACGAGGTGATGGACACCAGGGCGGTTAGCGAGATCACGCCCGAGGAGGCCGCCGGGGACAAGAAGGAGATCATGGAGGAGCAGTCGGCGGCGTTCTGGACCACCATCGCGCCCAACGTCGACGACTACAGCTCGTCCGTCGCCAGGCTCATCGCCAAGGGCTCGGGGCAGCTGGTCAGGGGCATCATCTGGTGCGGGGACATCACTGCTGGGGGCATCAAATGCGGGGAGGCCGTCTTGACCAAAGGCGCGGGGGCAAACGGGAAGCCTACGCAGGTCAAGCCCAGCTCACTCAGGAGGATGAAGAG AGCCAGAAGGATAACTCAAATGTCCAACAATGTGGCAAACTCAATCCTCTCAGGTGTTCTCAAGGTCTCGGGATTTGTTGCCAACACCTTGATCAACTCCAAACCTACCCGGAAGTTCTTTAAATTAATGCCTGGTGAAGTTATTCTTGCTTCACTCGACGGGTTCG GTAAAGTATGTGATGCTGTTGAGGTGTCTGGCAAGAACGTGATGCAAACGTCTTCGGTTGTCACAACTTCAGTTGTAACACACAG GTACGGTGACCAAGCAGGAGAGATAACACAGGACTACCTTCACGCCACGGGGAATGCTCTGGGAGTTGCATGGGCTGTCTTCAAGATCAGGAAGGCCTTCGACCCAAAGGGCCAGCTGAAGAAATCGTCCCTCGCGAGCTCAGCGGCGCACGCTGTGGCGAAACAATCAATCAGCCGGCAAAAGAAGAAGTAA
- the LOC127296361 gene encoding putative pentatricopeptide repeat-containing protein At3g49142, whose amino-acid sequence MNLSRRRSFPMHLFPAGGQHALLRLVDSCCSPAHLSAVRAAHARLLLLQDPSSHPSPAVARVKLIQAYAACSALPAARAVLASSPDRTNVFYNVLLRALTRAALHRDALLLFASMRPQGASCAPDHYTYPLALKSCAASGSLLLGLQIHSSIARTGLVANLFVAHSAISMYARCGRPDDAYQMFGEMPHRDVVSWNAMISGFAHAGLFGRAVAVLRELVALQSPRPDAGTMASILPAMGDAKPKDITFLRGVFDEMRFRGLIAWNAMLSIYAFNELHVKAVELFMRMEKDGVEPDAVTLATVLPSCGEVSAFSLGKRIHEIIKRKKMCPNMLLENALMDMYANCGSLKDAREVFDSMSARDVVSWTSIISAYGTRGHGTEAIDLFEDMQGQGLEPDSIAFVSVLAACSHAGLLEAGKRYFDCMTSRYRITPGVEHYTCMVDLLGRAGSISEAYDFIMAMPIEPNERVWGALLGACRIHSNMDIGLLAADSLFRLVPKQSGYYVLLSNIYARAGRWADVNSVRSVMASKGIKKLRGGSNVEIGDQVHTFHVGDRSHPQSEMIYEKLDELLGRIRGMGYNPEVEGALHDVEEEDKEGHLSVHSEKLAIAFVLINTSPGTPIRITLNLRTCSDCHHAAKLISKITDREIILKDINRFHHIVQGVCSCGDYW is encoded by the coding sequence ATGAACCTGTCGCGGAGGCGGAGCTTCCCCATGCACCTATTCCCGGCCGGCGGCCAGCACGCCCTCCTCCGGCTGGTGGACTCCTGCTGCTCCCCGGCGCACCTCTCCGCCGTCCGCGCCGCGCAtgcgcgcctcctcctcctccaggaCCCCTCCTCCCACCCGTCCCCCGCCGTCGCTCGCGTCAAGCTCATCCAGGCCTACGCCGCCTGCTCCGCGCTCCCGGCGGCCCGCGCCGTGCTCGCGTCCTCCCCGGACCGCACCAACGTGTTCTACAACGTCCTCCTCCGCGCGCTCACCAGGGCCGCCCTCCACCGCGACGCCCTCCTCCTCTTCGCCTCCATGCGGCCGCAGGGCGCCTCCTGCGCCCCCGACCACTACACCTACCCGCTCGCTCTCAAGTCCTGCGCGGCGTCGGGCAGCCTCCTGCTCGGCCTCCAGATCCACTCGTCCATCGCCAGGACCGGCCTCGTCGCGAACCTCTTCGTGGCGCACTCGGCGATCAGCATGTACGCGCGGTGCGGCCGCCCGGACGACGCTTACCAGATGTTCGGCGAAATGCCGCACCGGGATGTCGTTTCCTGGAACGCCATGATTTCCGGGTTCGCTCACGCGGGCTTGTTCGGCCGGGCCGTGGCGGTTCTCAGGGAGCTGGTGGCGCTGCAGTCTCCGAGGCCTGATGCTGGGACCATGGCGAGCATTCTGCCCGCCATGGGCGATGCCAAGCCAAAGGATATCACGTTCCTGAGGGGAGTGTTTGATGAGATGAGGTTTAGAGGACTCATCGCTTGGAATGCGATGCTTTCCATCTATGCTTTCAATGAGCTGCATGTTAAGGCCGTTGAGCTGTTCATGAGGATGGAGAAGGACGGGGTTGAGCCAGATGCGGTGACACTGGCGACTGTTCTTCCTTCCTGTGGAGAGGTCTCGGCGTTTTCGCTGGGGAAGAGAATCCATGAGATTATCAAGAGGAAAAAGATGTGCCCTAATATGCTGCTTGAGAATGCTCTCATGGACATGTACGCCAACTGTGGATCCTTGAAGGATGCCAGGGAGGTATTTGATTCCATGAGTGCGCGGGATGTGGTATCGTGGACTTCGATCATTTCTGCATATGGCACGCGTGGTCATGGGACGGAGGCCATCGACCTGTTTGAGGACATGCAAGGACAAGGTCTGGAACCGGATTCCATTGCCTTTGTTTCTGTTCTTGCAGCATGTAGCCATGCTGGCCTTTTGGAAGCTGGAAAGCGATATTTTGATTGCATGACTAGCAGATATCGGATAACACCAGGAGTAGAGCACTATACTTGTATGGTGGACCTTCTTGGGCGTGCAGGAAGTATAAGCGAGGCATATGATTTCATCATGGCGATGCCTATCGAGCCAAATGAGAGAGTCTGGGGAGCCTTATTAGGAGCTTGTCGGATTCACTCGAATATGGACATTGGTTTGTTGGCAGCAGACAGTTTGTTCAGGCTGGTACCCAAACAGTCGGGATACTATGTGCTATTATCGAATATTTATGCTAGGGCTGGGAGATGGGCTGATGTTAACTCAGTGAGAAGTGTCATGGCAAGCAAAGGTATCAAGAAATTGCGTGGTGGTAGCAATGTGGAGATAGGGGATCAGGTTCACACATTTCATGTTGGTGATAGATCTCATCCACAATCGGAAATGATATACGAGAAGTTGGATGAGTTGTTAGGAAGGATCAGGGGAATGGGTTATAACCCAGAAGTTGAGGGCGCGCTTCATGATGttgaagaggaagacaaggagggCCATCTTTCAGTGCACAGCGAAAAGTTGGCTATTGCATTTGTTCTGATAAACACTAGTCCAGGGACACCTATTAGGATAACACTGAATCTTAGAACATGTAGTGATTGCCATCATGCTGCAAAGCTCATCTCAAAAATCACAGATAGAGAGATTATCCTCAAAGACATCAATAGGTTCCACCATATTGTACAAGGAGTTTGCTCATGTGGAGACTACTGGTAA